In Mycobacterium gallinarum, a single window of DNA contains:
- the tsaD gene encoding tRNA (adenosine(37)-N6)-threonylcarbamoyltransferase complex transferase subunit TsaD, with protein MTIILAIESSCDETGVGVAELGADGTVTLLADEVASSVDEHARFGGVVPEIASRAHLEALGPTMRRALETAGVAKPDIVAATIGPGLAGALLVGVAAAKAYSAAWQVPFYAVNHLGGHLAADVFDHGPLPESVGLLVSGGHTNLLHVRSLGEPIVELGSTVDDAAGEAYDKVARLLGLGYPGGKVLDDLARTGDRNAIAFPRGMTGPRDDRFAFSFSGLKTAVARYVESHPDASQADVAAGFQEAVADVLTLRAIRAAKELGVSTLLIAGGVAANSRLRELAEQRCAENDLTLRIPRQRFCTDNGAMIASFAAHLIAAGAAPSPLDAASDPGLPVVKGQVA; from the coding sequence ATGACGATCATCCTGGCCATCGAGAGCTCCTGTGACGAAACCGGCGTGGGCGTCGCCGAACTCGGTGCGGATGGCACCGTGACGCTGCTCGCCGACGAGGTTGCCTCCAGCGTCGACGAGCACGCCCGCTTCGGCGGCGTGGTGCCCGAGATCGCGTCGCGTGCGCACCTGGAGGCGCTGGGACCGACGATGCGCCGTGCCCTGGAAACGGCCGGAGTGGCGAAGCCGGACATCGTCGCGGCGACCATCGGACCGGGTCTCGCCGGTGCATTGTTGGTGGGAGTGGCTGCGGCCAAGGCGTATTCGGCCGCATGGCAGGTGCCGTTCTACGCCGTCAACCATCTCGGGGGCCATCTGGCCGCCGATGTCTTCGACCACGGCCCGCTACCCGAGAGCGTGGGCCTGCTGGTGTCCGGCGGACACACCAACCTGTTGCACGTGCGCTCGCTGGGCGAACCGATCGTCGAGCTCGGCAGCACCGTCGACGACGCCGCGGGGGAGGCCTACGACAAGGTGGCGCGTCTGCTCGGGCTCGGGTACCCCGGCGGGAAGGTGCTCGACGATCTCGCCAGGACCGGGGACCGTAACGCGATCGCCTTTCCCCGCGGCATGACCGGACCGCGCGACGATCGGTTCGCGTTCAGCTTCTCCGGGCTCAAGACCGCCGTCGCCCGGTATGTCGAGAGCCACCCGGATGCTTCGCAAGCCGACGTCGCGGCCGGTTTCCAGGAAGCCGTGGCAGACGTGCTGACGCTGAGAGCAATCCGCGCCGCAAAGGAACTCGGCGTGTCGACATTGCTGATTGCCGGTGGGGTGGCGGCCAATTCGCGGCTGCGTGAGCTTGCCGAGCAGCGCTGCGCCGAAAACGATCTGACACTGCGCATCCCGCGGCAACGGTTCTGCACCGACAACGGTGCGATGATCGCATCGTTTGCGGCTCATCTGATCGCCGCGGGTGCGGCGCCGTCGCCGTTGGACGCGGCAAGCGATCCCGGTCTTCCGGTGGTGAAGGGACAGGTGGCGTGA
- a CDS encoding nuclear transport factor 2 family protein, producing MSDKLDITELLYRYAEFIDAGDFDGVGALLSKASFGGTGPQGVSGADNIAKLFAATTRRYPDHGNTPRTRHLVLNPIIDLADNTATARSTFCVVQDTESVPIQPIVVGRYFDTFGRDADGWHFTERKVEIQMLGNVSDHLMVDPTKF from the coding sequence GTGAGCGACAAGTTGGACATCACCGAGTTGCTCTACCGCTACGCCGAATTCATCGACGCGGGCGACTTCGACGGCGTCGGAGCGCTGCTGTCGAAGGCCTCGTTCGGCGGCACCGGACCCCAGGGAGTCTCCGGTGCGGACAACATCGCCAAGCTGTTCGCGGCCACCACCCGGCGTTATCCCGACCATGGCAACACGCCCCGGACACGTCACCTCGTGCTGAATCCGATCATCGACCTCGCCGACAACACGGCGACCGCGCGCTCCACGTTCTGCGTTGTCCAAGACACCGAGTCCGTGCCGATCCAGCCGATCGTCGTGGGGCGGTACTTCGACACGTTCGGCCGTGACGCCGACGGCTGGCATTTCACCGAGCGCAAGGTGGAGATCCAAATGCTCGGCAATGTGTCTGATCACTTAATGGTCGATCCGACCAAGTTCTGA
- a CDS encoding alpha/beta fold hydrolase, with product MHYDLRLRPEQPPTPAPDAFTIHHREVAPSEGRDGLSLAFVQEGSGGYPLLLLHGYPETKRIWWRNIGPLAEAGYEVIVPDLRGFGDSDLSSEDVYDLAAWSRDLYLLVHDVLGHERCGVVGGDLGGAIACDLLHRYPGFVEKFVFFDSVPPFLFKEFEAAGIDVASIRGIADGPTADYRYRQGVTPDDLAADLDTPAKRRRYISEFYGHRLWASPGTFTAADADFMAEPFSTEERLRASWACYQLMHGRKMSEPPILDRKVDVPTLILYGMDDQVIGPDFLHTCEVAFTDRAGPIVVPGAGHFLQWERADLFNPLVTAFFGDLRVRFTR from the coding sequence GTGCACTACGACCTGCGCCTGCGACCCGAACAGCCGCCGACTCCGGCGCCGGATGCGTTCACCATCCACCACCGAGAGGTCGCGCCGAGCGAGGGCCGCGACGGGTTGTCCCTTGCCTTCGTCCAGGAGGGGAGCGGTGGCTATCCGCTGCTCCTCCTGCACGGCTACCCCGAGACGAAGCGCATCTGGTGGCGCAATATCGGTCCGCTTGCCGAGGCCGGCTACGAGGTGATCGTCCCCGACCTGCGTGGCTTCGGCGATTCAGACCTGTCGTCAGAGGATGTGTACGACCTGGCGGCGTGGAGCCGGGACCTGTACCTGCTGGTGCACGATGTGCTTGGCCATGAGCGATGTGGCGTGGTCGGTGGCGACCTCGGCGGCGCCATCGCGTGCGATCTTCTCCACCGCTATCCGGGATTCGTGGAGAAGTTCGTGTTCTTCGACTCCGTGCCGCCGTTCCTGTTCAAAGAGTTCGAGGCGGCCGGAATAGACGTGGCGTCCATCCGCGGCATAGCCGATGGTCCGACGGCCGACTACCGCTACCGGCAGGGCGTGACACCCGATGACCTGGCGGCAGATCTTGATACCCCGGCCAAGCGCCGGCGCTACATCTCCGAGTTCTATGGACATCGGTTGTGGGCCTCACCAGGCACGTTCACCGCAGCCGATGCGGATTTCATGGCCGAACCGTTCTCGACCGAAGAGCGGCTTCGCGCAAGCTGGGCGTGCTATCAGCTCATGCACGGACGGAAGATGAGCGAGCCGCCGATCCTCGATCGCAAGGTCGACGTGCCCACCCTGATCCTCTACGGCATGGACGACCAGGTGATCGGTCCCGATTTCCTGCACACGTGCGAGGTGGCCTTCACCGACCGAGCGGGTCCGATTGTGGTGCCGGGCGCGGGCCACTTCCTGCAGTGGGAGCGCGCCGACCTGTTCAACCCGCTGGTCACTGCCTTCTTCGGGGACCTGCGTGTTCGCTTTACGAGATAG
- the groES gene encoding co-chaperone GroES, with the protein MASVNIKPLEDKILVQANEAETTTASGLVIPDTAKEKPQEGTVVAVGPGRWDEDGEKRIPLDVSEGDTVIYSKYGGTEIKYNGEEYLILSARDVLAVVNK; encoded by the coding sequence GTGGCGAGCGTGAACATCAAGCCACTCGAGGACAAGATCCTCGTACAGGCCAACGAGGCCGAGACCACGACCGCTTCCGGTCTGGTCATCCCCGACACCGCCAAAGAGAAGCCCCAGGAGGGCACCGTCGTCGCAGTTGGCCCCGGCCGCTGGGACGAGGACGGCGAGAAGCGCATCCCCCTGGACGTTTCCGAAGGCGACACCGTCATCTACAGCAAGTACGGCGGCACCGAGATCAAGTACAACGGCGAGGAGTACCTGATTCTCTCCGCTCGCGACGTGCTGGCTGTCGTCAACAAGTAA
- the groL gene encoding chaperonin GroEL (60 kDa chaperone family; promotes refolding of misfolded polypeptides especially under stressful conditions; forms two stacked rings of heptamers to form a barrel-shaped 14mer; ends can be capped by GroES; misfolded proteins enter the barrel where they are refolded when GroES binds), with protein sequence MSKQIEFNETARRAMEAGVDKLADAVRITLGPRGRHVVLAKAYGGPVVTNDGVTIAREIELEDPFENLGAQLVKSVATKTNDVAGDGTTTATVLAQAIIKAGLRNVAAGANPIALGLGISKAADAVCEALLAAATPVSDKKAIAQVATVSSRDEQVGELVGEAMTTVGVDGVVTVEESSTLNTELEVTEGVGFDKGYISAYFITDFDAQEAVLEDALVLLHREKISSLPDLLPLLEKVAESGKPLLIVAEDVEGEPLSTLVVNAIRKTLKAVAVKAPFFGDRRKAFLEDLAIVTGGQVVNPDVGLALREVGLEVLGTARRVVVDKDSTVIVDGGGTAEAIDGRKAQLRSEIEASDSDWDREKLEERLAKLSGGVAVIRVGAATETDLKKRKEAVEDAVSAAKAAVEEGIVAGGGAALVQAGSVLGPLRESLSGDEALGVGVFASALTAPLYWIATNAGLDGSVVVNKVSELPAGQGFNAATLAYGDLAADGVVDPVKVTRSAVQNAASVARMVLTTETAIVEKPAESEDDGHGHGHGHHHH encoded by the coding sequence ATGAGCAAGCAGATCGAGTTCAACGAAACTGCGCGCCGGGCAATGGAAGCCGGGGTCGACAAGCTCGCCGACGCCGTGCGGATCACGCTGGGGCCGCGCGGTCGCCACGTGGTGCTGGCCAAGGCGTACGGCGGTCCGGTGGTGACCAACGACGGCGTCACCATCGCTCGCGAGATCGAGCTGGAAGACCCGTTCGAGAACCTCGGCGCCCAGCTGGTCAAGTCGGTCGCCACCAAGACCAACGACGTGGCAGGTGACGGCACGACCACCGCGACGGTGCTCGCACAGGCCATCATCAAGGCCGGCCTGCGCAACGTGGCCGCGGGTGCCAACCCGATCGCATTGGGCCTCGGCATCAGCAAGGCCGCCGATGCGGTCTGCGAGGCGCTGCTCGCGGCCGCGACGCCGGTCAGCGACAAGAAGGCCATCGCCCAGGTCGCCACGGTGTCCTCCCGCGATGAGCAGGTCGGTGAGCTGGTGGGCGAGGCCATGACCACGGTCGGCGTCGATGGTGTGGTGACGGTCGAGGAGTCCTCGACGTTGAACACCGAGCTCGAGGTCACCGAGGGCGTCGGCTTCGACAAGGGTTACATCTCCGCGTACTTCATCACCGACTTCGATGCACAGGAAGCCGTGCTCGAGGACGCGTTGGTGCTGCTGCACCGCGAGAAGATCAGCTCGCTGCCTGATCTGCTTCCGCTGCTGGAGAAGGTCGCCGAGTCGGGCAAGCCGCTGCTGATCGTCGCCGAGGACGTCGAGGGTGAACCCCTTTCGACGTTGGTGGTCAACGCGATTCGCAAGACGCTGAAGGCCGTTGCCGTCAAGGCGCCGTTCTTCGGCGACCGCCGAAAGGCGTTCCTCGAGGATCTGGCGATCGTCACCGGCGGACAGGTCGTCAACCCCGACGTCGGTCTGGCGCTGCGCGAGGTCGGCCTGGAGGTGCTGGGTACCGCACGCCGGGTCGTCGTCGACAAGGACAGCACCGTCATCGTCGACGGCGGTGGCACGGCGGAAGCCATCGATGGTCGCAAGGCGCAGTTGCGCTCGGAGATCGAGGCATCCGATTCCGACTGGGATCGCGAGAAGCTCGAAGAGCGTCTGGCCAAGCTGTCCGGTGGCGTCGCCGTCATCCGGGTCGGCGCGGCCACCGAGACCGACCTGAAGAAGCGCAAGGAAGCGGTCGAGGACGCGGTGTCGGCAGCCAAGGCGGCCGTCGAGGAGGGCATCGTCGCCGGTGGCGGCGCGGCGCTCGTCCAGGCCGGTTCGGTGCTCGGCCCGCTGCGCGAGTCGCTCTCCGGTGACGAGGCGCTGGGCGTAGGCGTCTTCGCCTCCGCGTTGACGGCGCCGCTGTACTGGATCGCGACCAACGCCGGGCTCGACGGCTCGGTCGTGGTGAACAAGGTGTCCGAACTGCCCGCCGGGCAGGGCTTCAACGCGGCGACGCTCGCATACGGCGATCTGGCTGCAGACGGCGTCGTGGACCCGGTCAAGGTCACCCGGTCAGCGGTGCAGAACGCAGCGTCGGTTGCGCGAATGGTGCTGACGACCGAGACGGCGATCGTCGAGAAGCCGGCCGAGTCGGAGGACGACGGCCATGGCCACGGCCACGGTCATCACCATCACTAG
- a CDS encoding NADP-dependent oxidoreductase, with the protein MRAIIARDRAAGVHGLALGEMPYPHAAENDVVVRVHAAGFTPGELDWPGTWTDRAGRDRAPTIPGHEVSGVVAELGYGTTGLTVGQRVFGITDWCRNGTLAEFVAVEARNLAPLSSGVDHTVAAALPISGLTAWQGLFLHGRLCAGQTVLIHGAAGGVGSMAVQLALEAGARVIGTGRAADRDVALGLGAEVFADLDEGRLEDVGAVDMVFDVIGGEILRRSAALVRPDGALVSIAEPPPSPPDNVRAIFFVVEPDRAALAELELRLRDGRIAPRVATIRPLDDAAAAFDPTRRGRGKTIIRVIDV; encoded by the coding sequence ATGCGAGCGATCATCGCGCGCGACCGCGCTGCCGGGGTGCACGGCCTAGCGCTGGGGGAGATGCCGTACCCGCACGCCGCGGAGAACGATGTCGTCGTCCGAGTGCACGCGGCGGGGTTCACACCGGGCGAGCTCGACTGGCCGGGCACCTGGACCGACCGGGCCGGACGTGACAGGGCACCGACCATCCCCGGGCACGAGGTCTCCGGGGTCGTCGCCGAACTCGGCTACGGGACGACGGGTTTGACGGTCGGCCAACGAGTCTTCGGGATCACCGACTGGTGCCGAAATGGCACGCTGGCCGAATTCGTGGCAGTCGAGGCTCGCAATCTTGCGCCGCTGTCGTCGGGAGTCGACCACACCGTGGCTGCGGCACTGCCGATTTCGGGCCTCACCGCGTGGCAGGGACTGTTCCTTCACGGGCGGCTCTGCGCCGGGCAGACGGTGCTGATTCACGGCGCTGCCGGCGGTGTCGGTTCGATGGCGGTACAACTCGCGCTCGAGGCGGGGGCGCGGGTCATCGGTACGGGACGCGCGGCCGATCGTGACGTGGCGCTGGGACTAGGCGCAGAAGTTTTCGCGGACCTGGATGAAGGTCGGCTTGAAGACGTCGGCGCAGTGGACATGGTGTTCGACGTGATCGGTGGTGAGATCCTCCGCCGCTCGGCTGCGTTGGTCCGACCTGACGGTGCACTCGTCAGCATCGCCGAACCGCCGCCCAGCCCGCCCGACAATGTTCGCGCCATATTCTTCGTCGTCGAGCCCGATCGTGCGGCACTCGCCGAATTGGAGCTCAGGCTGCGGGACGGGCGGATCGCGCCACGCGTCGCGACGATACGACCCCTCGACGATGCCGCCGCCGCGTTCGATCCGACGCGTCGTGGCCGGGGTAAGACCATCATCCGCGTGATTGACGTTTGA
- a CDS encoding DUF4349 domain-containing protein, which yields MSSTSCKLYRKWLTVAITGIATLALLTACAGSGPSRQENDAPASKFTTDGAAAGAPEAPPPQEPMPVDDVQRDVVKTASMTITVANTSEAADKAAVMVEDADGRVDSRSEDAGSDSGLARTSVVLRVPVDKLDGVVRELKMLGTVQTAETSSEDVTAQRVDLDARIKALQTSVDRLLAIMRDARDPEALIAAEDALSQRQADLDSLRAQREALGDRIEYSTVNVTFVAETIGGPAPKQYQGFLGQVERGWDALVSVAANLVLLFGLMLPWLLVVAAVVALCYGVIRAAGARQPKPVAATKPAGESDVDVAKPDTEPDA from the coding sequence ATGAGCAGCACTTCCTGCAAGTTGTACCGCAAATGGTTGACGGTGGCGATCACCGGAATCGCGACTCTCGCGCTGTTGACGGCATGTGCCGGATCGGGTCCGTCGCGCCAGGAGAATGACGCGCCCGCGTCCAAGTTCACCACCGATGGCGCCGCCGCAGGCGCACCGGAGGCCCCACCGCCGCAGGAGCCCATGCCGGTGGACGACGTCCAGCGCGACGTCGTCAAGACCGCATCGATGACCATCACGGTGGCCAACACCTCCGAGGCCGCGGACAAGGCGGCCGTCATGGTCGAGGACGCCGACGGCCGCGTCGACAGCCGCAGCGAGGACGCGGGGTCCGACTCGGGATTGGCGCGCACGTCGGTCGTGCTGCGCGTTCCAGTGGACAAGCTCGACGGCGTGGTGCGCGAGCTCAAGATGCTGGGCACCGTGCAGACCGCCGAAACCAGCTCCGAGGATGTGACGGCGCAGCGGGTCGATCTCGACGCCCGCATCAAGGCGCTGCAGACTTCGGTGGACCGCCTGCTGGCGATCATGCGCGACGCCCGCGACCCCGAAGCACTCATCGCCGCCGAGGACGCGCTCTCTCAGCGTCAAGCGGACTTGGACAGCCTGCGCGCACAGCGTGAAGCCCTAGGCGACCGCATCGAATACAGCACCGTCAATGTCACCTTCGTGGCAGAAACAATCGGCGGCCCGGCACCCAAGCAGTATCAGGGATTTCTGGGCCAGGTCGAACGAGGTTGGGACGCACTGGTTTCCGTAGCAGCAAACCTCGTGCTGCTGTTCGGTCTCATGCTGCCGTGGCTGCTCGTGGTGGCCGCCGTCGTTGCTCTCTGCTACGGCGTCATCCGCGCGGCCGGTGCCCGTCAGCCCAAGCCGGTGGCCGCGACCAAGCCCGCCGGTGAGTCAGACGTGGACGTCGCGAAGCCCGACACCGAACCGGACGCCTGA
- a CDS encoding WhiB family transcriptional regulator, with product MPQPQQLPGPNADIWDWQIAGLCRGVDSSMFFHPDGERGRARAQREMRAKEMCRSCPVITQCRSHALAVGEPYGIWGGLSESERELLLKRGIRRAS from the coding sequence ATGCCACAGCCGCAACAGCTTCCCGGACCCAACGCAGATATCTGGGATTGGCAGATCGCCGGCCTTTGCCGAGGCGTCGACTCGTCCATGTTCTTTCACCCCGACGGCGAACGCGGGCGGGCGCGCGCGCAGCGCGAAATGCGCGCCAAGGAGATGTGCCGCAGCTGCCCGGTGATCACGCAGTGTCGCTCGCACGCGCTGGCGGTGGGTGAGCCCTACGGTATCTGGGGCGGCCTGTCCGAGTCCGAGCGCGAATTGTTGCTGAAGCGGGGTATCCGCCGCGCCTCATAG
- a CDS encoding sigma-70 family RNA polymerase sigma factor produces MTISGERLDDVVAEAVAGNRDALRRVLETIRPIVIRYVRARVGSTERSGLSADDVAQEVCLAAITALPRYKDQGRPFLAFVYGIAAHKVADAHRAAGRNRSDPTEVVPERFSLDAGPEQMALDSEASARMKKLLAILPEKQREILILRVVVGMSAEETAEAVGSTAGAVRVAQHRALARLKEEIISTGHDHA; encoded by the coding sequence ATGACAATTTCGGGAGAACGTCTCGATGATGTCGTCGCTGAGGCTGTAGCGGGCAATCGGGACGCACTCCGGAGGGTGCTGGAGACCATTCGTCCCATCGTCATCCGGTACGTCCGGGCGAGGGTGGGGTCGACTGAGCGAAGTGGCCTCTCAGCTGATGACGTCGCGCAGGAGGTGTGCTTGGCCGCCATAACGGCGCTGCCGCGCTACAAGGATCAGGGACGACCGTTCCTGGCCTTTGTGTACGGCATTGCAGCGCACAAGGTCGCTGACGCTCATCGCGCAGCGGGCAGGAATCGCTCCGACCCGACGGAAGTCGTGCCGGAACGGTTCTCGCTGGACGCCGGCCCCGAGCAGATGGCGCTGGATTCCGAGGCATCGGCCCGGATGAAGAAGCTGCTGGCGATATTGCCTGAGAAGCAACGCGAAATTCTGATCCTGCGCGTGGTCGTCGGCATGAGCGCCGAAGAAACCGCCGAGGCGGTCGGAAGTACTGCGGGCGCGGTCCGAGTCGCCCAGCACCGCGCACTGGCACGGCTGAAGGAAGAGATCATCTCGACGGGGCACGACCATGCCTGA
- a CDS encoding anti-sigma-D factor RsdA yields the protein MPDFGRWTSNGGDPSLNEINRTDQLLDALAYQQPAYASDRGDAELISLLSGWRDDIRDAPMTVPVTPRDAVIALDTAQRTRKRSRRTLALVGSTAAAVLCLGGFASVVAGAGPGDSLYGLRTMIFGEAPAPRDDAVMLASQQLAEVQQLVDQGQWQQAQDKLETLTTTVATVNDDVAKQELVSEWQQLTVKVEAQDPAAVLPPDMPPPVFPDVVVLDTPTSSDSTSSETTPPSETTPATSPSSETSPTSPTSPTSPTSPTSPTSSQTPPTSPPVQVPPPSSVPATAGPTSLPPSTPPPSAAPEEEPPPSSPTATPTTTTTVAVTTRTQQPAAPSSTVSEAAEEAPPVEVPPATVEAPPVTVEAPPATVEEPPATVEEPPVQRRAPVTTTFVVPEVESGSGGDGS from the coding sequence ATGCCTGACTTCGGACGCTGGACTTCCAACGGGGGCGATCCGTCGCTCAACGAGATCAACCGCACTGACCAGTTGCTCGACGCGCTCGCGTATCAGCAGCCGGCGTATGCAAGCGATCGCGGAGACGCTGAGCTGATCAGCCTGCTGTCCGGTTGGCGCGACGACATTCGTGATGCGCCGATGACGGTGCCGGTGACGCCCCGCGACGCGGTGATCGCACTCGACACCGCCCAGCGCACACGCAAGCGGTCCCGCCGGACGCTGGCCCTGGTCGGGTCGACCGCCGCGGCGGTGCTGTGTCTCGGTGGCTTCGCCAGCGTCGTGGCGGGCGCGGGACCGGGCGACTCGCTCTACGGTCTACGCACGATGATCTTCGGCGAGGCGCCGGCTCCGCGGGATGACGCCGTGATGCTTGCCTCGCAGCAACTCGCCGAGGTGCAGCAGCTCGTCGACCAGGGACAGTGGCAACAGGCTCAGGACAAACTGGAGACACTCACCACCACCGTTGCGACGGTCAATGACGATGTCGCCAAGCAGGAGTTGGTTTCCGAGTGGCAACAGCTGACGGTGAAGGTCGAGGCGCAGGATCCCGCCGCGGTGCTGCCGCCCGACATGCCGCCGCCGGTCTTCCCGGACGTGGTTGTCCTGGACACCCCGACGTCGTCGGACAGCACCTCGTCGGAGACCACCCCGCCGTCGGAAACGACGCCGGCAACTTCTCCTTCGTCGGAGACGTCGCCGACCAGTCCGACGTCGCCGACCAGTCCGACGTCGCCGACCAGTCCGACGTCGTCCCAGACGCCACCGACCAGTCCGCCGGTGCAGGTGCCGCCCCCATCGTCGGTGCCTGCAACGGCGGGGCCGACGTCGTTGCCGCCCAGCACGCCGCCGCCATCGGCCGCGCCTGAGGAAGAGCCGCCTCCGAGTTCGCCGACTGCGACACCTACGACGACGACCACCGTTGCAGTGACCACGAGGACCCAGCAGCCTGCTGCGCCGTCATCGACTGTCTCTGAGGCCGCCGAGGAGGCGCCGCCCGTCGAAGTGCCGCCAGCGACGGTTGAGGCACCTCCTGTGACGGTTGAGGCGCCGCCCGCAACTGTCGAGGAACCTCCGGCGACGGTCGAGGAACCGCCGGTACAACGGCGAGCGCCGGTTACGACGACGTTCGTGGTTCCCGAAGTGGAGTCTGGCTCCGGCGGCGACGGCAGCTAA
- a CDS encoding DUF5319 domain-containing protein, with the protein MRDHLPPGLPPDPFADDPCDPSAALDALEPGQPLDPQERTAVEADLADLAVYEALLAHKGIRGLVVCCDECQQDHYHDWDMLRANLLQLLVDGTVRPHEPAYDPEPDAYVTWDYCRGYADASLNEATTDTDGYR; encoded by the coding sequence GTGCGCGACCACCTTCCGCCGGGTTTGCCGCCCGATCCGTTCGCCGACGACCCGTGCGACCCGTCGGCAGCGCTCGACGCCCTGGAGCCCGGTCAGCCGCTGGACCCCCAGGAGCGGACCGCGGTCGAGGCCGATCTCGCCGACTTGGCTGTCTATGAAGCGTTGTTGGCGCACAAGGGAATTCGCGGTTTGGTGGTGTGCTGCGACGAATGCCAGCAGGACCACTATCACGACTGGGACATGCTGCGGGCGAACCTGCTGCAGCTGCTGGTCGACGGTACGGTCCGCCCGCACGAGCCGGCCTACGACCCCGAACCCGACGCCTACGTCACCTGGGATTACTGCCGCGGTTACGCCGACGCCTCTCTCAACGAGGCCACGACGGACACCGACGGGTATCGCTGA
- the guaB gene encoding IMP dehydrogenase — protein MSIAESSLPLAVPVPTGGDDPTKIAMLGLTFDDVLLLPAASDVVPATADTSSQLTKRIRLRVPLVSSAMDTVTESRMAIAMARAGGMGVLHRNLPVAEQAGQVETVKRSEAGMVTDPVTCSPDNTLAEVDAMCARFRISGLPVVDSQGSLVGIITNRDMRFEVDQSKPVSEVMTKAPLITAQEGVSAEAALGLLRRHKIEKLPIVDGNGKLTGLITVKDFVKTEQFPFATKDSDGRLLVGAAVGVGDDAWTRATTLVDAGVDVLIVDTAHAHNRGVLDMVHRLKATVGDRVEVIGGNVATRAAAAALVDAGADAVKVGVGPGSICTTRVVAGVGAPQITAILEAVAACAPKGIPVIADGGLQYSGDIAKALAAGASTAMLGSLLAGTAESPGELIFVNGKQFKSYRGMGSLGAMAGRAGARSYSKDRYFQDDALSEDKLVPEGIEGRVPFRGPLSTVIHQLTGGLRAAMGYTGSATIEHLQQAQFVQITAAGLKESHPHDIAMTVEAPNYYTR, from the coding sequence ATGTCGATTGCCGAAAGCAGCCTTCCCCTCGCTGTTCCGGTACCCACCGGCGGCGACGATCCGACGAAGATCGCGATGCTCGGCCTCACATTCGACGACGTACTGCTGCTGCCGGCCGCTTCAGATGTGGTGCCCGCCACAGCAGACACCTCCAGCCAGCTGACCAAACGGATCCGGCTGCGGGTCCCGCTCGTCAGCTCGGCGATGGATACCGTCACCGAATCGCGGATGGCCATCGCGATGGCCCGCGCCGGCGGCATGGGGGTGCTGCACCGCAACCTGCCCGTCGCCGAACAGGCCGGCCAGGTCGAGACGGTCAAGCGCTCGGAGGCCGGCATGGTCACCGACCCCGTCACCTGCTCACCGGACAACACGCTCGCCGAGGTCGACGCGATGTGCGCGCGGTTCCGCATCTCGGGGCTGCCGGTCGTGGATTCACAAGGCTCTCTCGTCGGGATCATCACCAACCGCGATATGCGCTTCGAGGTCGACCAGTCGAAGCCGGTGTCGGAGGTGATGACCAAGGCTCCGTTGATCACTGCGCAGGAAGGTGTTTCGGCCGAAGCGGCGCTGGGGCTGTTGCGCCGCCACAAGATTGAGAAGCTGCCGATCGTCGACGGCAACGGCAAGCTGACCGGGCTGATCACCGTCAAGGACTTCGTCAAGACCGAGCAATTCCCCTTCGCTACCAAGGACAGTGACGGCCGGTTGCTCGTCGGCGCCGCGGTCGGTGTCGGCGACGACGCGTGGACGCGGGCGACGACGCTGGTGGACGCCGGAGTCGACGTGCTCATCGTGGACACCGCGCACGCCCACAACCGCGGCGTGCTGGACATGGTGCATCGACTGAAGGCGACGGTCGGCGACCGCGTCGAGGTGATCGGCGGCAACGTCGCCACCCGCGCCGCCGCGGCCGCGCTGGTCGACGCGGGCGCCGATGCGGTGAAGGTCGGCGTCGGTCCCGGCTCGATCTGCACCACGCGGGTGGTGGCCGGCGTCGGAGCCCCACAGATCACCGCGATCCTCGAGGCGGTCGCAGCGTGCGCGCCGAAGGGCATTCCCGTCATCGCCGACGGCGGCCTGCAGTACTCCGGAGACATCGCCAAGGCATTGGCGGCCGGCGCGTCCACGGCCATGCTCGGCTCGCTGCTGGCGGGCACCGCCGAGTCGCCGGGCGAGCTGATCTTCGTCAACGGCAAGCAGTTCAAGAGCTACCGCGGCATGGGCTCACTCGGCGCGATGGCCGGGCGCGCGGGGGCACGGTCGTACTCCAAGGACCGCTATTTCCAGGACGACGCGCTGTCCGAGGACAAGCTGGTGCCCGAGGGCATCGAGGGGCGGGTGCCGTTCCGCGGTCCGCTGTCGACAGTGATTCATCAACTCACGGGCGGGTTGCGCGCCGCGATGGGTTACACGGGCTCGGCCACCATCGAGCACCTGCAGCAGGCGCAGTTCGTACAGATCACCGCAGCGGGATTGAAGGAGAGTCACCCGCACGACATCGCGATGACTGTCGAGGCCCCGAACTACTACACCCGCTGA